In one Notolabrus celidotus isolate fNotCel1 chromosome 1, fNotCel1.pri, whole genome shotgun sequence genomic region, the following are encoded:
- the tatdn2 gene encoding putative deoxyribonuclease TATDN2 isoform X2 translates to MSSRKKKVTMKWLQKATTPTHLRGRGATSVTPTRWNMLPNEDSKSLPLSDSPGLGGLGTLCLDTPKRKETPVDNTPEQLESLESPQVSTQQSHPFIPKKKDRTPEEGSKAIYRNALLAAIDSTRERPSTSGIPKTDTKSQSLTFEASPLTTEETSPESFNRMVMTMNCSPVRLESRYEDNCTLQDNQWSVLYGSEDARAQTDNSEYETDGRSVLLNKEDSFGASGSMFEDTASQEELFATANDQEVKDCDSSLPSLKYIPDSVMSCLTPHQENDSESRQQQGRSVNYRGASTSSPAFPSNDEATWTNQAPAEHMRTTSSLFQRTGFVSDKSPKLPNTGHSSAPRVETENSCSCDITGSSPDSFALPLYSSRRSLDNSYSVPSNKRRQSDYGSYMRCPSSSRTHGCSPTKRLSLGAEPMWTSFPYLWDPVGFIDTHCHIDMLYGKLGFAGTFSSFQRKYRSSFPQEFRGCITDFCNPEIMMKQGLWEGLLSEDMVWGAFGCHPHFAKNYSSVHEHNIMMAMRHPKAVAFGEMGLDYSHKNSTDSSKQKKVFERQLRLAVTMQKPLVIHCRDADDDLLEIMKKCVPRDYKIHRHCFTNSYPVIEPFLTEFPNLYVGFTALITYPSATAARAAVRQIPLNRIVLETDAPYFLPRGVCKDVCQFSHPGMGIHTLRELSRLKKEDMSTVLATVRENTSQLYGI, encoded by the exons ATGAGCAGCAGGAAAAAGAAGGTGACAATGAAGTGGCTACAAAAGGCAACCACCCCCACACACCTTCGAGGGAGAGGGGCTACCTCAGTCACACCCACTCGCTGGAATATGTTGCCAAATGAAGATTCAAAATCTTTGCCCCTAAGTGATTCTCCAGGACTTGGTGGACTGGGAACTCTTTGTTTGGACACTCCCAAGAGAAAA GAAACACCTGTGgacaacacacctgagcagcTGGAATCCCTGGAAAGCCCTCAAGTATCTACACAGCAATCTCATCCTTTCATCcccaaaaagaaagacaggacaCCTGAGGAGGGTTCAAAGGCTATCTACAGGAACGCATTGCTTGCAGCCATTGACAGTACAAGAGAGAGACCCAGCACTTCTGGTATCCCGAAGACTGACACCAAGAGCCAGTCTTTGACATTTGAAGCTTCACCACTGACAACTGAAGAGACAAGTCCAGAATCATTCAACAGAATGGTCATGACCATGAACTGTTCCCCAGTCAGACTTGAGAGTAGATATGAGGACAACTGCACTCTGCAGGACAATCAGTGGTCTGTCCTGTATGGGTCTGAGGACGCAAGAGCCCAAACTGACAACTCAGAGTATGAAACAGATGGAAGG AGTGTTTTGCTGAACAAGGAAGATTCATTTGGTGCTTCAGGTTCTATGTTTGAAGACACAGCCTCTCAAGAAGAGTTATTTGCTACAGCAAACGACCAGGAAGTAAAAGACTGTGACTCATCCCTCCCAAGTCTGAAGTATATCCCAGATTCTGTTATGTCTTGTCTCACACCTCATCAGGAAAATGATTCTGAAAGCCGACAACAGCAAGGACGATCAGTGAATTATCGTGGAGCCTCAACTTCCTCTCCAGCCTTTCcatcaaatgatgaagccactTGGACCAACCAGGCGCCTGCTGAGCACATGAGGACAACTTCCTCACTTTTTCAAAGGACAGGCTTTGTCTCAGACAAGTCACCAAAACTGCCAAACACTGGACATTCAAGTGCACCTAGAGTTGAAACTGAGAATTCCTGTTCCTGCGACATTACGGGATCCTCACCAGACTCCTTTGCTCTGCCACTGTACTCAAGTAGAAGATCACTTGACAACTCTTACTCAGTCCCTTCAAACAAACGCAGGCAGTCAGATTATGGCTCCTACATGCGTTGCCCCTCTTCCTCTCGTACCCATGGCTGCAGTCCTACAAAGAGACTATCCTTGGGGGCTGAACCCATGTGGACCAGTTTTCCATACCTCTGGGATCCAGTTGGTTTTATTGACACACACTGTCATATAGACATGCTGTATGGCAAACTTGGCTTCGCTGGGACATTCAGCAGCTTTCAAAGGAAGTATCGAAGCAGCTTCCCTCAGGAGTTTAGGGGCTGTATTACAGATTTTTGCAACCCAGAGATCATGATGAAGCAGGGCCTGTGGGAAGGTCTGCTTTCAGAAGATATGGTATGGGGGGCATTTGGGTGCCACCCCCACTTTGCCAAAAATTACTCAAGTGTCCATGAACATAACATAATGATGGCTATGAGGCATCCAAAAGCAGTGGCGTTTGGTGAGATGGGTCTGGACTACTCCCACAAAAACTCAACAGATTCCTCCAAGCAGAAGAAG GTGTTTGAGCGTCAGCTGCGCTTGGCTGTAACCATGCAGAAGCCTCTGGTGATCCACTGTAGGGACGCAGACGATGACCTGCTGGAGATCATGAAGAAGTGTGTCCCAAGGGATTATAAAATCCACAG ACACTGTTTCACTAACAGTTATCCAGTGATCGAGCCCTTTCTGACAGAGTTCCCTAACCTGTATGTGGGCTTCACAGCACTGATCACCTACCCCAGTGCCACTGCGGCCCGTGCTGCAGTCCGCCAGATCCCTCTGAACCGAATTGTGTTGGAGACAGACGCCCCATATTTCCTGCCCAGAGGG GTCTGTAAAGATGTCTGCCAGTTCTCTCATCCTGGAATGGGCATCCACACGCTGCGGGAGCTGAGCCGTCTGAAGAAGGAAGACATGTCCACTGTCCTCGCTACTGTCCGAGAAAACACCTCTCAGCTCTACGGCATATGA
- the tatdn2 gene encoding putative deoxyribonuclease TATDN2 isoform X1 produces the protein MSSRKKKVTMKWLQKATTPTHLRGRGATSVTPTRWNMLPNEDSKSLPLSDSPGLGGLGTLCLDTPKRKVGVLDESGSSEGKVKLRKLSKRKFESFLTSSETPVDNTPEQLESLESPQVSTQQSHPFIPKKKDRTPEEGSKAIYRNALLAAIDSTRERPSTSGIPKTDTKSQSLTFEASPLTTEETSPESFNRMVMTMNCSPVRLESRYEDNCTLQDNQWSVLYGSEDARAQTDNSEYETDGRSVLLNKEDSFGASGSMFEDTASQEELFATANDQEVKDCDSSLPSLKYIPDSVMSCLTPHQENDSESRQQQGRSVNYRGASTSSPAFPSNDEATWTNQAPAEHMRTTSSLFQRTGFVSDKSPKLPNTGHSSAPRVETENSCSCDITGSSPDSFALPLYSSRRSLDNSYSVPSNKRRQSDYGSYMRCPSSSRTHGCSPTKRLSLGAEPMWTSFPYLWDPVGFIDTHCHIDMLYGKLGFAGTFSSFQRKYRSSFPQEFRGCITDFCNPEIMMKQGLWEGLLSEDMVWGAFGCHPHFAKNYSSVHEHNIMMAMRHPKAVAFGEMGLDYSHKNSTDSSKQKKVFERQLRLAVTMQKPLVIHCRDADDDLLEIMKKCVPRDYKIHRHCFTNSYPVIEPFLTEFPNLYVGFTALITYPSATAARAAVRQIPLNRIVLETDAPYFLPRGVCKDVCQFSHPGMGIHTLRELSRLKKEDMSTVLATVRENTSQLYGI, from the exons ATGAGCAGCAGGAAAAAGAAGGTGACAATGAAGTGGCTACAAAAGGCAACCACCCCCACACACCTTCGAGGGAGAGGGGCTACCTCAGTCACACCCACTCGCTGGAATATGTTGCCAAATGAAGATTCAAAATCTTTGCCCCTAAGTGATTCTCCAGGACTTGGTGGACTGGGAACTCTTTGTTTGGACACTCCCAAGAGAAAAGTAGGGGTGCTGGATGAGAGCGGGTCTTCTGAAGGCAAAGTTAAGCTGAGGAAGCTTTCCAAGAGAAAATTTGAAAGCTTCCTAACCTCATCG GAAACACCTGTGgacaacacacctgagcagcTGGAATCCCTGGAAAGCCCTCAAGTATCTACACAGCAATCTCATCCTTTCATCcccaaaaagaaagacaggacaCCTGAGGAGGGTTCAAAGGCTATCTACAGGAACGCATTGCTTGCAGCCATTGACAGTACAAGAGAGAGACCCAGCACTTCTGGTATCCCGAAGACTGACACCAAGAGCCAGTCTTTGACATTTGAAGCTTCACCACTGACAACTGAAGAGACAAGTCCAGAATCATTCAACAGAATGGTCATGACCATGAACTGTTCCCCAGTCAGACTTGAGAGTAGATATGAGGACAACTGCACTCTGCAGGACAATCAGTGGTCTGTCCTGTATGGGTCTGAGGACGCAAGAGCCCAAACTGACAACTCAGAGTATGAAACAGATGGAAGG AGTGTTTTGCTGAACAAGGAAGATTCATTTGGTGCTTCAGGTTCTATGTTTGAAGACACAGCCTCTCAAGAAGAGTTATTTGCTACAGCAAACGACCAGGAAGTAAAAGACTGTGACTCATCCCTCCCAAGTCTGAAGTATATCCCAGATTCTGTTATGTCTTGTCTCACACCTCATCAGGAAAATGATTCTGAAAGCCGACAACAGCAAGGACGATCAGTGAATTATCGTGGAGCCTCAACTTCCTCTCCAGCCTTTCcatcaaatgatgaagccactTGGACCAACCAGGCGCCTGCTGAGCACATGAGGACAACTTCCTCACTTTTTCAAAGGACAGGCTTTGTCTCAGACAAGTCACCAAAACTGCCAAACACTGGACATTCAAGTGCACCTAGAGTTGAAACTGAGAATTCCTGTTCCTGCGACATTACGGGATCCTCACCAGACTCCTTTGCTCTGCCACTGTACTCAAGTAGAAGATCACTTGACAACTCTTACTCAGTCCCTTCAAACAAACGCAGGCAGTCAGATTATGGCTCCTACATGCGTTGCCCCTCTTCCTCTCGTACCCATGGCTGCAGTCCTACAAAGAGACTATCCTTGGGGGCTGAACCCATGTGGACCAGTTTTCCATACCTCTGGGATCCAGTTGGTTTTATTGACACACACTGTCATATAGACATGCTGTATGGCAAACTTGGCTTCGCTGGGACATTCAGCAGCTTTCAAAGGAAGTATCGAAGCAGCTTCCCTCAGGAGTTTAGGGGCTGTATTACAGATTTTTGCAACCCAGAGATCATGATGAAGCAGGGCCTGTGGGAAGGTCTGCTTTCAGAAGATATGGTATGGGGGGCATTTGGGTGCCACCCCCACTTTGCCAAAAATTACTCAAGTGTCCATGAACATAACATAATGATGGCTATGAGGCATCCAAAAGCAGTGGCGTTTGGTGAGATGGGTCTGGACTACTCCCACAAAAACTCAACAGATTCCTCCAAGCAGAAGAAG GTGTTTGAGCGTCAGCTGCGCTTGGCTGTAACCATGCAGAAGCCTCTGGTGATCCACTGTAGGGACGCAGACGATGACCTGCTGGAGATCATGAAGAAGTGTGTCCCAAGGGATTATAAAATCCACAG ACACTGTTTCACTAACAGTTATCCAGTGATCGAGCCCTTTCTGACAGAGTTCCCTAACCTGTATGTGGGCTTCACAGCACTGATCACCTACCCCAGTGCCACTGCGGCCCGTGCTGCAGTCCGCCAGATCCCTCTGAACCGAATTGTGTTGGAGACAGACGCCCCATATTTCCTGCCCAGAGGG GTCTGTAAAGATGTCTGCCAGTTCTCTCATCCTGGAATGGGCATCCACACGCTGCGGGAGCTGAGCCGTCTGAAGAAGGAAGACATGTCCACTGTCCTCGCTACTGTCCGAGAAAACACCTCTCAGCTCTACGGCATATGA
- the tatdn2 gene encoding putative deoxyribonuclease TATDN2 isoform X3, with translation MSSRKKKVTMKWLQKATTPTHLRGRGATSVTPTRWNMLPNEDSKSLPLSDSPGLGGLGTLCLDTPKRKVGVLDESGSSEGKVKLRKLSKRKFESFLTSSETPVDNTPEQLESLESPQVSTQQSHPFIPKKKDRTPEEGSKAIYRNALLAAIDSTRERPSTSGIPKTDTKSQSLTFEASPLTTEETSPESFNRMVMTMNCSPVRLESRYEDNCTLQDNQWSVLYGSEDARAQTDNSEYETDGRSVLLNKEDSFGASGSMFEDTASQEELFATANDQEVKDCDSSLPSLKYIPDSVMSCLTPHQENDSESRQQQGRSVNYRGASTSSPAFPSNDEATWTNQAPAEHMRTTSSLFQRTGFVSDKSPKLPNTGHSSAPRVETENSCSCDITGSSPDSFALPLYSSRRSLDNSYSVPSNKRRQSDYGSYMRCPSSSRTHGCSPTKRLSLGAEPMWTSFPYLWDPVGFIDTHCHIDMLYGKLGFAGTFSSFQRKYRSSFPQEFRGCITDFCNPEIMMKQGLWEGLLSEDMVWGAFGCHPHFAKNYSSVHEHNIMMAMRHPKAVAFGEMGLDYSHKNSTDSSKQKKVFERQLRLAVTMQKPLVIHCRDADDDLLEIMKKCVPRDYKIHSTDHLPQCHCGPCCSPPDPSEPNCVGDRRPIFPAQRGL, from the exons ATGAGCAGCAGGAAAAAGAAGGTGACAATGAAGTGGCTACAAAAGGCAACCACCCCCACACACCTTCGAGGGAGAGGGGCTACCTCAGTCACACCCACTCGCTGGAATATGTTGCCAAATGAAGATTCAAAATCTTTGCCCCTAAGTGATTCTCCAGGACTTGGTGGACTGGGAACTCTTTGTTTGGACACTCCCAAGAGAAAAGTAGGGGTGCTGGATGAGAGCGGGTCTTCTGAAGGCAAAGTTAAGCTGAGGAAGCTTTCCAAGAGAAAATTTGAAAGCTTCCTAACCTCATCG GAAACACCTGTGgacaacacacctgagcagcTGGAATCCCTGGAAAGCCCTCAAGTATCTACACAGCAATCTCATCCTTTCATCcccaaaaagaaagacaggacaCCTGAGGAGGGTTCAAAGGCTATCTACAGGAACGCATTGCTTGCAGCCATTGACAGTACAAGAGAGAGACCCAGCACTTCTGGTATCCCGAAGACTGACACCAAGAGCCAGTCTTTGACATTTGAAGCTTCACCACTGACAACTGAAGAGACAAGTCCAGAATCATTCAACAGAATGGTCATGACCATGAACTGTTCCCCAGTCAGACTTGAGAGTAGATATGAGGACAACTGCACTCTGCAGGACAATCAGTGGTCTGTCCTGTATGGGTCTGAGGACGCAAGAGCCCAAACTGACAACTCAGAGTATGAAACAGATGGAAGG AGTGTTTTGCTGAACAAGGAAGATTCATTTGGTGCTTCAGGTTCTATGTTTGAAGACACAGCCTCTCAAGAAGAGTTATTTGCTACAGCAAACGACCAGGAAGTAAAAGACTGTGACTCATCCCTCCCAAGTCTGAAGTATATCCCAGATTCTGTTATGTCTTGTCTCACACCTCATCAGGAAAATGATTCTGAAAGCCGACAACAGCAAGGACGATCAGTGAATTATCGTGGAGCCTCAACTTCCTCTCCAGCCTTTCcatcaaatgatgaagccactTGGACCAACCAGGCGCCTGCTGAGCACATGAGGACAACTTCCTCACTTTTTCAAAGGACAGGCTTTGTCTCAGACAAGTCACCAAAACTGCCAAACACTGGACATTCAAGTGCACCTAGAGTTGAAACTGAGAATTCCTGTTCCTGCGACATTACGGGATCCTCACCAGACTCCTTTGCTCTGCCACTGTACTCAAGTAGAAGATCACTTGACAACTCTTACTCAGTCCCTTCAAACAAACGCAGGCAGTCAGATTATGGCTCCTACATGCGTTGCCCCTCTTCCTCTCGTACCCATGGCTGCAGTCCTACAAAGAGACTATCCTTGGGGGCTGAACCCATGTGGACCAGTTTTCCATACCTCTGGGATCCAGTTGGTTTTATTGACACACACTGTCATATAGACATGCTGTATGGCAAACTTGGCTTCGCTGGGACATTCAGCAGCTTTCAAAGGAAGTATCGAAGCAGCTTCCCTCAGGAGTTTAGGGGCTGTATTACAGATTTTTGCAACCCAGAGATCATGATGAAGCAGGGCCTGTGGGAAGGTCTGCTTTCAGAAGATATGGTATGGGGGGCATTTGGGTGCCACCCCCACTTTGCCAAAAATTACTCAAGTGTCCATGAACATAACATAATGATGGCTATGAGGCATCCAAAAGCAGTGGCGTTTGGTGAGATGGGTCTGGACTACTCCCACAAAAACTCAACAGATTCCTCCAAGCAGAAGAAG GTGTTTGAGCGTCAGCTGCGCTTGGCTGTAACCATGCAGAAGCCTCTGGTGATCCACTGTAGGGACGCAGACGATGACCTGCTGGAGATCATGAAGAAGTGTGTCCCAAGGGATTATAAAATCCACAG CACTGATCACCTACCCCAGTGCCACTGCGGCCCGTGCTGCAGTCCGCCAGATCCCTCTGAACCGAATTGTGTTGGAGACAGACGCCCCATATTTCCTGCCCAGAGGG GTCTGTAA
- the tatdn2 gene encoding putative deoxyribonuclease TATDN2 isoform X6, with translation MSSRKKKVTMKWLQKATTPTHLRGRGATSVTPTRWNMLPNEDSKSLPLSDSPGLGGLGTLCLDTPKRKETPVDNTPEQLESLESPQVSTQQSHPFIPKKKDRTPEEGSKAIYRNALLAAIDSTRERPSTSGIPKTDTKSQSLTFEASPLTTEETSPESFNRMVMTMNCSPVRLESRYEDNCTLQDNQWSVLYGSEDARAQTDNSEYETDGRSVLLNKEDSFGASGSMFEDTASQEELFATANDQEVKDCDSSLPSLKYIPDSVMSCLTPHQENDSESRQQQGRSVNYRGASTSSPAFPSNDEATWTNQAPAEHMRTTSSLFQRTGFVSDKSPKLPNTGHSSAPRVETENSCSCDITGSSPDSFALPLYSSRRSLDNSYSVPSNKRRQSDYGSYMRCPSSSRTHGCSPTKRLSLGAEPMWTSFPYLWDPVGFIDTHCHIDMLYGKLGFAGTFSSFQRKYRSSFPQEFRGCITDFCNPEIMMKQGLWEGLLSEDMVWGAFGCHPHFAKNYSSVHEHNIMMAMRHPKAVAFGEMGLDYSHKNSTDSSKQKKVFERQLRLAVTMQKPLVIHCRDADDDLLEIMKKCVPRDYKIHRSVKMSASSLILEWASTRCGS, from the exons ATGAGCAGCAGGAAAAAGAAGGTGACAATGAAGTGGCTACAAAAGGCAACCACCCCCACACACCTTCGAGGGAGAGGGGCTACCTCAGTCACACCCACTCGCTGGAATATGTTGCCAAATGAAGATTCAAAATCTTTGCCCCTAAGTGATTCTCCAGGACTTGGTGGACTGGGAACTCTTTGTTTGGACACTCCCAAGAGAAAA GAAACACCTGTGgacaacacacctgagcagcTGGAATCCCTGGAAAGCCCTCAAGTATCTACACAGCAATCTCATCCTTTCATCcccaaaaagaaagacaggacaCCTGAGGAGGGTTCAAAGGCTATCTACAGGAACGCATTGCTTGCAGCCATTGACAGTACAAGAGAGAGACCCAGCACTTCTGGTATCCCGAAGACTGACACCAAGAGCCAGTCTTTGACATTTGAAGCTTCACCACTGACAACTGAAGAGACAAGTCCAGAATCATTCAACAGAATGGTCATGACCATGAACTGTTCCCCAGTCAGACTTGAGAGTAGATATGAGGACAACTGCACTCTGCAGGACAATCAGTGGTCTGTCCTGTATGGGTCTGAGGACGCAAGAGCCCAAACTGACAACTCAGAGTATGAAACAGATGGAAGG AGTGTTTTGCTGAACAAGGAAGATTCATTTGGTGCTTCAGGTTCTATGTTTGAAGACACAGCCTCTCAAGAAGAGTTATTTGCTACAGCAAACGACCAGGAAGTAAAAGACTGTGACTCATCCCTCCCAAGTCTGAAGTATATCCCAGATTCTGTTATGTCTTGTCTCACACCTCATCAGGAAAATGATTCTGAAAGCCGACAACAGCAAGGACGATCAGTGAATTATCGTGGAGCCTCAACTTCCTCTCCAGCCTTTCcatcaaatgatgaagccactTGGACCAACCAGGCGCCTGCTGAGCACATGAGGACAACTTCCTCACTTTTTCAAAGGACAGGCTTTGTCTCAGACAAGTCACCAAAACTGCCAAACACTGGACATTCAAGTGCACCTAGAGTTGAAACTGAGAATTCCTGTTCCTGCGACATTACGGGATCCTCACCAGACTCCTTTGCTCTGCCACTGTACTCAAGTAGAAGATCACTTGACAACTCTTACTCAGTCCCTTCAAACAAACGCAGGCAGTCAGATTATGGCTCCTACATGCGTTGCCCCTCTTCCTCTCGTACCCATGGCTGCAGTCCTACAAAGAGACTATCCTTGGGGGCTGAACCCATGTGGACCAGTTTTCCATACCTCTGGGATCCAGTTGGTTTTATTGACACACACTGTCATATAGACATGCTGTATGGCAAACTTGGCTTCGCTGGGACATTCAGCAGCTTTCAAAGGAAGTATCGAAGCAGCTTCCCTCAGGAGTTTAGGGGCTGTATTACAGATTTTTGCAACCCAGAGATCATGATGAAGCAGGGCCTGTGGGAAGGTCTGCTTTCAGAAGATATGGTATGGGGGGCATTTGGGTGCCACCCCCACTTTGCCAAAAATTACTCAAGTGTCCATGAACATAACATAATGATGGCTATGAGGCATCCAAAAGCAGTGGCGTTTGGTGAGATGGGTCTGGACTACTCCCACAAAAACTCAACAGATTCCTCCAAGCAGAAGAAG GTGTTTGAGCGTCAGCTGCGCTTGGCTGTAACCATGCAGAAGCCTCTGGTGATCCACTGTAGGGACGCAGACGATGACCTGCTGGAGATCATGAAGAAGTGTGTCCCAAGGGATTATAAAATCCACAG GTCTGTAAAGATGTCTGCCAGTTCTCTCATCCTGGAATGGGCATCCACACGCTGCGGGAGCTGA
- the tatdn2 gene encoding putative deoxyribonuclease TATDN2 isoform X4 has translation MSSRKKKVTMKWLQKATTPTHLRGRGATSVTPTRWNMLPNEDSKSLPLSDSPGLGGLGTLCLDTPKRKVGVLDESGSSEGKVKLRKLSKRKFESFLTSSETPVDNTPEQLESLESPQVSTQQSHPFIPKKKDRTPEEGSKAIYRNALLAAIDSTRERPSTSGIPKTDTKSQSLTFEASPLTTEETSPESFNRMVMTMNCSPVRLESRYEDNCTLQDNQWSVLYGSEDARAQTDNSEYETDGRSVLLNKEDSFGASGSMFEDTASQEELFATANDQEVKDCDSSLPSLKYIPDSVMSCLTPHQENDSESRQQQGRSVNYRGASTSSPAFPSNDEATWTNQAPAEHMRTTSSLFQRTGFVSDKSPKLPNTGHSSAPRVETENSCSCDITGSSPDSFALPLYSSRRSLDNSYSVPSNKRRQSDYGSYMRCPSSSRTHGCSPTKRLSLGAEPMWTSFPYLWDPVGFIDTHCHIDMLYGKLGFAGTFSSFQRKYRSSFPQEFRGCITDFCNPEIMMKQGLWEGLLSEDMVWGAFGCHPHFAKNYSSVHEHNIMMAMRHPKAVAFGEMGLDYSHKNSTDSSKQKKVFERQLRLAVTMQKPLVIHCRDADDDLLEIMKKCVPRDYKIHRSVKMSASSLILEWASTRCGS, from the exons ATGAGCAGCAGGAAAAAGAAGGTGACAATGAAGTGGCTACAAAAGGCAACCACCCCCACACACCTTCGAGGGAGAGGGGCTACCTCAGTCACACCCACTCGCTGGAATATGTTGCCAAATGAAGATTCAAAATCTTTGCCCCTAAGTGATTCTCCAGGACTTGGTGGACTGGGAACTCTTTGTTTGGACACTCCCAAGAGAAAAGTAGGGGTGCTGGATGAGAGCGGGTCTTCTGAAGGCAAAGTTAAGCTGAGGAAGCTTTCCAAGAGAAAATTTGAAAGCTTCCTAACCTCATCG GAAACACCTGTGgacaacacacctgagcagcTGGAATCCCTGGAAAGCCCTCAAGTATCTACACAGCAATCTCATCCTTTCATCcccaaaaagaaagacaggacaCCTGAGGAGGGTTCAAAGGCTATCTACAGGAACGCATTGCTTGCAGCCATTGACAGTACAAGAGAGAGACCCAGCACTTCTGGTATCCCGAAGACTGACACCAAGAGCCAGTCTTTGACATTTGAAGCTTCACCACTGACAACTGAAGAGACAAGTCCAGAATCATTCAACAGAATGGTCATGACCATGAACTGTTCCCCAGTCAGACTTGAGAGTAGATATGAGGACAACTGCACTCTGCAGGACAATCAGTGGTCTGTCCTGTATGGGTCTGAGGACGCAAGAGCCCAAACTGACAACTCAGAGTATGAAACAGATGGAAGG AGTGTTTTGCTGAACAAGGAAGATTCATTTGGTGCTTCAGGTTCTATGTTTGAAGACACAGCCTCTCAAGAAGAGTTATTTGCTACAGCAAACGACCAGGAAGTAAAAGACTGTGACTCATCCCTCCCAAGTCTGAAGTATATCCCAGATTCTGTTATGTCTTGTCTCACACCTCATCAGGAAAATGATTCTGAAAGCCGACAACAGCAAGGACGATCAGTGAATTATCGTGGAGCCTCAACTTCCTCTCCAGCCTTTCcatcaaatgatgaagccactTGGACCAACCAGGCGCCTGCTGAGCACATGAGGACAACTTCCTCACTTTTTCAAAGGACAGGCTTTGTCTCAGACAAGTCACCAAAACTGCCAAACACTGGACATTCAAGTGCACCTAGAGTTGAAACTGAGAATTCCTGTTCCTGCGACATTACGGGATCCTCACCAGACTCCTTTGCTCTGCCACTGTACTCAAGTAGAAGATCACTTGACAACTCTTACTCAGTCCCTTCAAACAAACGCAGGCAGTCAGATTATGGCTCCTACATGCGTTGCCCCTCTTCCTCTCGTACCCATGGCTGCAGTCCTACAAAGAGACTATCCTTGGGGGCTGAACCCATGTGGACCAGTTTTCCATACCTCTGGGATCCAGTTGGTTTTATTGACACACACTGTCATATAGACATGCTGTATGGCAAACTTGGCTTCGCTGGGACATTCAGCAGCTTTCAAAGGAAGTATCGAAGCAGCTTCCCTCAGGAGTTTAGGGGCTGTATTACAGATTTTTGCAACCCAGAGATCATGATGAAGCAGGGCCTGTGGGAAGGTCTGCTTTCAGAAGATATGGTATGGGGGGCATTTGGGTGCCACCCCCACTTTGCCAAAAATTACTCAAGTGTCCATGAACATAACATAATGATGGCTATGAGGCATCCAAAAGCAGTGGCGTTTGGTGAGATGGGTCTGGACTACTCCCACAAAAACTCAACAGATTCCTCCAAGCAGAAGAAG GTGTTTGAGCGTCAGCTGCGCTTGGCTGTAACCATGCAGAAGCCTCTGGTGATCCACTGTAGGGACGCAGACGATGACCTGCTGGAGATCATGAAGAAGTGTGTCCCAAGGGATTATAAAATCCACAG GTCTGTAAAGATGTCTGCCAGTTCTCTCATCCTGGAATGGGCATCCACACGCTGCGGGAGCTGA